The Pseudomonas azadiae genome includes a window with the following:
- a CDS encoding alpha/beta fold hydrolase, whose product MTLTAPLLYVRTSMLDVAYEAHGPTDGEHVILLHGFPYDPRAYDAIAPVLAERGYRVLVPYLRGYGPTRFINAQVMRSGQQAALAKDLLEFMDALAIPQATLAGYDWGGRAACIVAALWPERVRGLVTADGYNIQDIAQSPKPRAPATEHRLWYQYYFHTQRGVDGLTANRRELCGLLWLLWSPSWAEGPGLYAQTAPSFDNPDFVAVVIHSYRHRFMYAPGDPALEAIEQALALQPVISVPSISLCGADDGVGPPPEVDDDVEHFSGFYRRQILPGVGHNIPQEAPQVTVAAILELLAGA is encoded by the coding sequence ATGACCCTGACCGCTCCGCTGCTTTACGTACGCACCTCCATGCTCGACGTGGCATATGAAGCCCACGGCCCAACCGACGGTGAGCACGTGATCCTGCTGCATGGCTTCCCCTACGACCCGCGCGCCTATGACGCGATTGCGCCGGTGCTGGCCGAGCGTGGTTACCGGGTGCTGGTGCCCTACCTGCGCGGTTACGGCCCGACGCGTTTTATCAATGCCCAGGTGATGCGCTCCGGGCAGCAGGCGGCGTTGGCCAAGGATTTGCTGGAGTTCATGGACGCACTGGCGATCCCGCAGGCCACCCTTGCCGGGTACGACTGGGGTGGGCGCGCCGCCTGTATCGTCGCGGCGTTATGGCCTGAGCGGGTGCGCGGGTTGGTGACCGCAGACGGTTACAACATCCAGGACATCGCTCAATCGCCCAAGCCACGGGCGCCGGCGACGGAACATCGCTTGTGGTATCAGTACTACTTTCATACCCAGCGCGGTGTCGACGGGTTGACCGCCAACCGCCGCGAACTCTGTGGGTTGCTGTGGTTGCTGTGGTCGCCGTCCTGGGCCGAAGGGCCGGGGCTGTATGCGCAGACGGCGCCGTCGTTCGATAACCCGGATTTTGTCGCGGTGGTGATCCATTCCTATCGTCACCGCTTCATGTACGCGCCTGGCGACCCGGCGCTGGAAGCCATCGAGCAGGCCCTGGCGTTGCAGCCGGTGATTTCGGTACCGAGCATTTCGTTGTGCGGAGCCGATGATGGCGTGGGCCCGCCGCCCGAGGTGGATGATGACGTGGAACATTTCAGCGGTTTTTACCGGCGGCAGATCCTGCCTGGCGTGGGCCACAATATCCCTCAGGAAGCGCCGCAGGTGACCGTGGCGGCGATCCTTGAATTGCTCGCCGGCGCTTAA
- a CDS encoding LysE family translocator, with product MIDLATLAVFSGAVLLLLLSPGPNMAFVISHGVTHGWRGGVASALGISVADVLLTALTATGVTALVASWPPSFDLIRYAGVVYLLWLVFKTLQKKPGMDAAGVNRVPLGRVFLQAMLNSLLNPKALLFFVVFLPQFVRPQAGSIAVQLLLLGGVLTLIAMVFHGVLGVFGGALSRFFARRSNSAWLQKWGLATVLTVLAVRLALMSRPA from the coding sequence ATGATCGACCTTGCGACTCTGGCGGTTTTTTCCGGTGCGGTGCTGCTGTTGCTGTTATCCCCAGGGCCGAACATGGCCTTTGTCATCAGCCATGGCGTGACCCACGGCTGGCGCGGCGGCGTGGCGTCGGCCTTGGGTATCAGCGTGGCCGACGTGCTGTTGACGGCATTGACGGCCACCGGGGTGACGGCGTTGGTCGCCAGTTGGCCGCCGTCGTTCGACTTGATCCGTTATGCAGGCGTGGTGTACCTGCTGTGGCTGGTGTTCAAAACCTTGCAGAAAAAACCTGGAATGGACGCGGCGGGTGTCAACCGCGTGCCGTTGGGCCGCGTGTTCCTTCAAGCCATGCTCAACAGCCTGCTCAACCCCAAGGCATTGCTGTTTTTCGTGGTGTTTTTGCCACAGTTCGTGCGGCCCCAGGCAGGCTCCATCGCTGTGCAGTTGTTGCTGCTTGGGGGCGTGCTGACCTTGATCGCAATGGTGTTCCATGGGGTGCTGGGCGTGTTTGGCGGCGCACTCAGCCGTTTCTTTGCCAGGCGCTCAAACAGCGCCTGGTTGCAGAAGTGGGGCCTGGCGACGGTGCTGACTGTGTTGGCTGTGCGCCTGGCGCTGATGTCCCGCCCCGCCTGA
- a CDS encoding HAD family hydrolase codes for MCLSADIREVPAQVKATASMGVPKLVIFDCDGVLVQSEEITLSVLIAMLNTQGNTVLDATRFIEHFRGRKMAECLREAEQLLNVCLGTDFEQRFREQALVALTLQLKATDGIIEVLHRLTVPYCVASSAPREKIEHCLRLVGLFSYFEGRIFSCYELGRWKPDPLVFLIACEQYNIEVSEALVIEDSVAGIQAAVAAKIPVLGLGPPHRHPQLAAAGALPITDIRQMLAIFN; via the coding sequence ATGTGCCTCTCTGCCGATATAAGGGAAGTGCCCGCTCAGGTAAAAGCAACTGCCAGTATGGGCGTGCCTAAGTTAGTCATCTTTGATTGCGACGGCGTCTTGGTACAAAGTGAAGAGATCACCTTGTCTGTGTTGATCGCCATGCTTAATACACAGGGCAATACCGTTCTGGATGCGACACGGTTTATCGAACATTTCCGTGGGCGAAAAATGGCTGAGTGTTTACGCGAGGCTGAGCAACTTTTAAATGTTTGCCTGGGTACTGACTTTGAACAGCGCTTTCGCGAGCAGGCATTAGTCGCGCTGACGCTCCAGTTAAAAGCCACTGATGGGATTATTGAAGTTTTGCATAGGCTGACAGTGCCCTATTGCGTCGCCTCCAGTGCACCGCGCGAAAAGATAGAACATTGCTTGCGCCTGGTCGGGCTGTTCTCTTATTTCGAAGGGCGAATATTCAGTTGTTATGAGCTGGGTCGTTGGAAACCTGATCCCTTAGTGTTTCTGATAGCGTGTGAGCAATACAACATTGAAGTGAGTGAAGCGCTGGTGATTGAGGACAGTGTTGCGGGTATTCAGGCTGCTGTTGCCGCCAAGATCCCTGTGCTGGGCCTGGGGCCACCGCATCGGCATCCGCAGTTGGCCGCCGCCGGCGCACTGCCGATTACCGATATACGTCAAATGCTGGCCATTTTTAATTGA
- a CDS encoding sulfotransferase-like domain-containing protein: MNRMIGLWAHPRSRSTVLERVFIERGDFEVFHEPFAHMAFSKDSAIPSDEWDHSLPTTYQGIKEHLLTAREHSNVFHKDMCYHCLDDLKVDTGFLAQQDNIFLIREPAGSIISHHRVHPDMPLHAIGHKALYDIFCVVTKLTGKVPYVINADDLAAAPERVIRKLCDHLSIEFLPQAMTWKRECPAQWKTWRSWHVDAENSERIVAPPERPIDTTLLERHPKLKAMYEYHRTFYARMNEFCQ, encoded by the coding sequence ATGAACCGGATGATCGGGTTGTGGGCCCACCCACGTTCGCGTTCCACCGTGCTGGAGCGTGTGTTCATCGAGCGCGGGGATTTTGAGGTGTTCCACGAGCCGTTTGCGCACATGGCATTTTCCAAGGATTCGGCGATTCCTTCGGATGAGTGGGATCACAGTTTGCCCACGACTTATCAGGGCATCAAAGAACATCTGCTGACGGCGCGGGAGCATTCAAACGTCTTTCACAAAGACATGTGTTACCACTGTTTGGATGATTTAAAAGTGGATACGGGCTTTCTTGCGCAACAGGATAATATTTTTCTTATTCGCGAGCCTGCCGGCAGTATTATTTCCCATCATCGGGTGCACCCCGATATGCCGTTACACGCGATCGGGCATAAAGCCTTGTATGACATATTTTGTGTGGTCACCAAACTCACTGGCAAAGTGCCTTATGTGATTAACGCCGATGATCTGGCCGCAGCGCCGGAACGAGTAATACGTAAACTCTGCGATCACTTGAGTATTGAGTTTCTTCCACAGGCCATGACGTGGAAACGTGAATGTCCAGCGCAATGGAAAACCTGGCGCAGTTGGCATGTGGACGCGGAAAACAGCGAACGAATTGTTGCGCCACCTGAGCGGCCCATCGACACCACGCTGTTAGAACGACATCCCAAGTTAAAAGCAATGTACGAATACCACCGGACTTTCTACGCGCGCATGAATGAATTCTGTCAATAA
- the inhA gene encoding isonitrile hydratase, whose protein sequence is MTLQIGFVLFPGIQQLDLTGPYDVLGSLPDVKLHLVWKDLEPVTSSTGLVFTPTMSFADCPRLDVICVPGGSGVGALMEDPLTLDFLKAQAETARYVTSVCTGSLVLGAAGLLRGRKATTHWAYHDLLAPLGAIPVQERVVRDGNLLTGGGITAGIDFALSLAAELYSEAAAQLVQLQIEYAPAPPFNSGRPDTAPQHVLEEANKRTADSRRVRGEIVARAAARLG, encoded by the coding sequence ATGACCTTGCAGATTGGCTTTGTGTTGTTCCCCGGCATCCAGCAACTGGACCTCACCGGCCCCTATGACGTGCTGGGCTCGCTGCCGGACGTGAAGTTGCATCTGGTGTGGAAAGACCTGGAACCGGTCACTTCCAGTACCGGCCTGGTGTTCACCCCGACCATGAGCTTTGCCGATTGCCCGCGCCTGGATGTGATTTGTGTGCCCGGTGGGTCCGGCGTCGGGGCGCTGATGGAAGACCCGCTCACCCTGGACTTTCTCAAGGCCCAGGCTGAGACCGCGCGTTATGTGACGTCGGTGTGCACCGGTTCGCTGGTACTGGGCGCCGCAGGTTTGCTGCGCGGGCGCAAGGCGACGACCCATTGGGCCTACCACGACCTGCTCGCCCCGCTCGGCGCGATCCCGGTGCAGGAGCGCGTGGTGCGTGACGGCAACCTGCTGACCGGCGGCGGCATTACCGCAGGCATCGATTTTGCCCTGAGCCTGGCGGCGGAGCTGTACAGCGAAGCGGCGGCGCAACTGGTGCAGTTGCAGATTGAATATGCGCCTGCGCCACCGTTCAATTCGGGCCGCCCCGACACCGCGCCCCAGCATGTGCTGGAAGAAGCCAATAAACGCACCGCCGACTCGCGTCGGGTACGCGGTGAGATCGTTGCACGCGCGGCTGCACGGCTGGGCTGA
- a CDS encoding ATP-binding protein translates to MKPMPAISADPLRDDCASEPIHIPGSIQPHGLLLTLSEPALVVLQASTNVNTELGLGAASLSGQALGSLIGADALAQVRLALADLDADEDELHQVTLNGDLFDALLHRHQGLLFLELERAVSPRHAAALHVARTLRRLQAAKSLDGLYQTCVTEIRALTGYDRVTLYRFEQEGHGKVIGESLSDGMQPYLGLCFPASDIPPQARELYRLNWIRVIPDAAYEPVPILPALRPDNGRPLDLSFAVLRSVSPVHCLYLKNMGVRSSMSISLLKDDQLWGLITCGHREPLRVPHELRTACSSIGQLLSMQITLLQEQEARRQQQEKTVMIDALAGAMAGDTLDVMESLLPHAQTLLDLTAADGLAILVEERLHCFGACPTEVQIRALYPWVQQQGKGVVSSHQLAVDFPAAAAYQAIASGLLAIRLPKPVDNAVMWFRPELKSTVNWSGQPIKHQQAGASTSSPRLSFELWKQQVDGKALQWSASVLQAVESLRRHALELDLARQVQREHAAVRARDELVAVVSHDLRSPLTILLMQCGMMRKLVPVDDTKANLRMATAIETMQNATSRMNTLLEDLIDISRIEAGRYQVALQSLEVNATLDQLGLMWHPLAAAKGINLTWRAQPGLRVQADPERLFQVFSNLLGNALKFTDLGGAIEVIAQAADGEVLFRVCDNGVGIDAAQLPYIFERYWTSREGNPTGSGLGLYIAHGIIQAHGGTLWAESVAGQGSVFSFRLAAAP, encoded by the coding sequence ATGAAGCCAATGCCTGCGATCAGCGCCGATCCTCTGCGGGACGATTGCGCCAGCGAGCCTATCCACATTCCCGGTTCGATCCAGCCCCATGGATTGCTGCTGACGCTCAGTGAACCGGCGCTTGTGGTGTTGCAGGCCAGCACCAACGTCAATACCGAGCTGGGCCTGGGCGCCGCGTCGCTGTCCGGCCAGGCGCTGGGCAGCCTGATCGGCGCAGACGCCCTGGCGCAAGTGCGCCTGGCGTTGGCGGACCTGGATGCCGATGAAGACGAGTTGCATCAAGTGACGCTCAACGGCGACCTGTTCGACGCGTTGCTGCATCGCCACCAGGGCTTGCTGTTTCTCGAATTGGAGCGCGCCGTATCACCCCGGCATGCCGCTGCCTTGCACGTTGCGCGAACCCTGCGCCGCCTGCAGGCGGCAAAGAGCCTCGATGGGCTGTACCAGACCTGCGTCACCGAGATCCGCGCATTGACCGGCTACGACCGCGTCACCCTGTACCGCTTCGAACAGGAGGGTCACGGCAAGGTGATCGGTGAATCCCTGAGTGACGGCATGCAGCCTTACCTGGGCCTGTGTTTCCCGGCCTCGGATATCCCGCCCCAGGCCCGCGAGCTTTACCGGCTCAACTGGATCCGCGTGATTCCCGATGCGGCCTACGAGCCGGTACCGATCTTGCCCGCGCTGCGCCCCGATAACGGCCGCCCGCTCGATCTCAGCTTCGCGGTGCTGCGCAGCGTCTCGCCGGTGCACTGCCTTTATCTGAAAAACATGGGCGTGCGCTCATCCATGAGTATTTCCCTGCTCAAGGACGACCAGCTTTGGGGCCTGATCACCTGCGGTCACCGCGAGCCCTTGCGTGTACCCCATGAGTTGCGCACGGCCTGCAGCAGCATTGGCCAGTTGCTCTCGATGCAGATCACCTTGCTCCAGGAACAGGAAGCCCGTCGCCAGCAGCAGGAAAAAACCGTGATGATCGACGCGTTGGCCGGCGCCATGGCCGGGGACACGCTTGATGTGATGGAAAGCTTGCTCCCCCATGCGCAAACCCTGTTGGACCTGACTGCCGCCGATGGTTTGGCGATCCTGGTGGAGGAGCGCCTGCACTGCTTCGGAGCCTGCCCGACCGAGGTGCAAATCCGCGCCCTTTACCCCTGGGTGCAGCAGCAGGGCAAAGGCGTAGTGTCCAGTCATCAACTGGCTGTGGACTTCCCGGCGGCGGCAGCCTATCAGGCGATCGCCAGCGGCCTGTTGGCCATTCGCCTGCCTAAACCGGTGGACAATGCCGTGATGTGGTTTCGCCCCGAGCTCAAATCCACGGTGAACTGGAGTGGCCAACCCATCAAGCATCAGCAGGCCGGGGCCAGCACCTCAAGCCCGCGGCTGTCGTTTGAACTGTGGAAGCAGCAGGTCGATGGCAAGGCGCTGCAATGGTCTGCCTCCGTGCTGCAGGCGGTCGAGAGTCTGCGCCGCCATGCCCTGGAGCTTGACCTGGCGCGCCAGGTGCAGCGCGAGCATGCGGCCGTGCGTGCCCGTGATGAGCTGGTGGCGGTGGTCTCCCACGACCTGCGCAGCCCTTTGACTATCCTGCTGATGCAATGCGGCATGATGCGCAAGCTGGTGCCCGTCGACGACACCAAGGCCAACCTGCGTATGGCCACGGCCATTGAAACCATGCAGAACGCCACGTCGCGCATGAACACCTTGCTGGAAGACTTGATCGACATTTCGCGTATCGAGGCCGGGCGCTATCAGGTTGCCTTGCAGTCGCTGGAGGTGAACGCGACCCTCGACCAGTTGGGCTTGATGTGGCACCCGCTGGCGGCGGCCAAGGGCATCAACCTGACCTGGCGGGCCCAGCCGGGGCTGCGTGTCCAGGCCGACCCGGAGCGGCTGTTCCAGGTGTTTTCCAACCTGCTTGGCAATGCGCTGAAGTTTACAGACCTGGGCGGCGCGATCGAGGTGATCGCCCAGGCGGCGGACGGCGAAGTGCTGTTTCGCGTATGCGACAACGGCGTGGGCATCGACGCGGCGCAATTGCCCTACATTTTCGAACGCTACTGGACGTCCCGCGAAGGCAACCCCACCGGCAGCGGCCTGGGGTTGTATATTGCCCACGGGATTATCCAGGCCCATGGCGGCACGCTCTGGGCAGAGAGCGTGGCGGGGCAGGGCAGCGTGTTCAGCTTCAGGCTCGCGGCAGCGCCTTAA
- a CDS encoding glucose 1-dehydrogenase, with protein sequence MHISLEQQVALVTGASSGIGAGAAKALAQAGAAVVLNYNAKAEPAEALAAQINASGGRAIAIGADVSQEADVQRMFAQALDAFGHLDILVANSGLQKDANLVDMSLDDWNKVIGVNLTGQFLCAREAVRIFNRQGVREGVSRAAGKIIHMSSVHQLIPWAGHANYAASKGGVEMLMRTLAQEVSEQRIRINGIAPGAIRTAINRAATEGAAEQELLKLIPYGRVGDVEDVANAVVWLASDASDYVVGSTLFIDGGMSLYPEFRGNG encoded by the coding sequence ATGCATATCTCGTTGGAGCAACAAGTGGCGCTGGTGACGGGCGCCAGTTCCGGAATCGGTGCCGGCGCGGCCAAGGCCCTGGCGCAGGCCGGCGCGGCGGTGGTGCTGAACTACAACGCCAAGGCGGAACCCGCCGAGGCCCTCGCTGCGCAGATCAATGCCAGCGGCGGCCGGGCAATTGCCATCGGCGCCGATGTATCCCAGGAAGCTGATGTGCAGCGGATGTTTGCACAGGCCCTGGATGCGTTCGGCCACCTGGACATCCTGGTGGCCAACTCAGGCCTGCAAAAGGACGCCAACCTGGTCGACATGAGCCTGGACGACTGGAATAAGGTGATCGGCGTCAACCTCACCGGCCAGTTCCTGTGTGCCCGCGAAGCTGTGCGCATCTTTAATCGCCAAGGCGTGCGCGAAGGCGTATCGCGGGCGGCAGGCAAAATCATTCACATGAGTTCGGTGCACCAGTTGATCCCCTGGGCCGGGCATGCCAATTACGCGGCGTCCAAAGGCGGCGTGGAGATGCTGATGCGCACCCTCGCCCAGGAAGTCAGCGAACAACGCATCCGCATCAACGGCATTGCGCCAGGAGCGATACGCACCGCGATCAATCGCGCGGCCACCGAAGGGGCGGCGGAGCAGGAACTGCTCAAGCTGATTCCCTACGGACGCGTGGGCGATGTGGAGGACGTGGCCAACGCCGTGGTATGGCTGGCCAGCGATGCGTCCGATTATGTGGTGGGCAGCACGCTGTTCATTGACGGCGGCATGAGCCTTTACCCGGAGTTTCGTGGCAATGGTTGA
- a CDS encoding transaldolase family protein gives MKTPGYIERLKRSDPDSQVWWDSSPTVYLPYKHHLLEKYPAAACYIDALMPDDFCAPQGLCSVTTNPRLVTAVILEKREYWSSRFNLASLSPSELRKQLYNEVILEGAATLKSRWVQSAQAQGWISAQVDPGDVRCTERMTVRGLELQRLAPNVMVKVPGSLEGLATVEHLVAQGGSVNITFCFTVAQFQAGIQAIKRGMAAARSKGIDTQRCQYVITFMIGRFACQPEFALQAAERGLALSADELRWAELMVYQQIQALVAASHVPVNTLLSSIKVDVDERGNKRCWHLEKTGHTATYYTLTPDVVEFLVERESHGKPVMPALQAEKPPVATFAKLIRIPYFYEAYVADGIEPYDFGNHEAFINACNEANSAHRRLADYCVRLCPVTTPFKRALNALLAAEFGVIA, from the coding sequence GTGAAGACACCTGGATACATAGAGCGACTTAAGCGCAGCGATCCGGATTCGCAAGTGTGGTGGGATTCATCGCCAACGGTGTACTTGCCTTACAAACACCATCTGTTGGAAAAGTATCCGGCCGCGGCTTGTTATATAGACGCGTTGATGCCGGATGATTTCTGCGCGCCGCAGGGCTTATGCAGCGTGACCACCAATCCTCGGTTGGTGACGGCCGTCATCCTCGAAAAGCGCGAGTACTGGTCATCGCGTTTCAACCTGGCCAGCCTGTCTCCCAGTGAGTTGCGCAAGCAGTTGTACAACGAAGTCATCCTCGAAGGGGCTGCGACGCTCAAGTCGCGGTGGGTTCAATCAGCCCAGGCGCAAGGCTGGATCTCTGCCCAGGTCGACCCGGGGGACGTGCGCTGCACCGAGCGTATGACCGTCAGGGGCCTGGAACTGCAGCGCCTGGCGCCAAACGTGATGGTCAAGGTGCCGGGCAGCCTGGAGGGGTTGGCGACCGTCGAACATCTGGTGGCCCAGGGTGGTTCGGTGAATATCACCTTCTGCTTTACCGTCGCGCAGTTCCAGGCCGGCATCCAGGCCATAAAGCGTGGCATGGCAGCCGCGCGCAGCAAGGGTATCGACACCCAGCGCTGCCAATACGTGATCACCTTCATGATCGGGCGTTTCGCCTGCCAACCCGAGTTCGCGCTGCAGGCTGCGGAGCGTGGCCTGGCCTTGAGCGCCGACGAACTGCGCTGGGCCGAACTGATGGTCTATCAGCAGATCCAGGCTCTGGTGGCGGCTTCGCACGTGCCGGTCAACACCCTGCTTTCCAGCATAAAAGTCGATGTGGACGAACGAGGCAACAAGCGCTGCTGGCACTTGGAAAAGACTGGGCACACGGCGACTTACTACACCCTGACGCCGGATGTGGTGGAATTTCTGGTCGAGCGCGAAAGCCACGGCAAGCCGGTGATGCCTGCGCTGCAGGCCGAAAAACCGCCGGTCGCGACCTTCGCGAAGCTGATCCGCATCCCGTATTTCTACGAAGCCTACGTTGCCGACGGCATCGAGCCGTATGACTTCGGCAACCACGAAGCCTTTATCAACGCGTGCAATGAAGCCAACAGCGCGCACCGGCGCCTGGCGGACTACTGCGTGCGGCTGTGCCCGGTGACGACACCCTTCAAGCGCGCGCTCAACGCATTGCTCGCCGCCGAATTCGGGGTGATCGCATGA
- a CDS encoding glycoside hydrolase family 15 protein — protein MVDLKNEPQSAIDAHGIIGDMRSAALVNDKGSIDFFCWPEFDSPSIFCSLLDTPEAGIFQLTPDLPNARREQIYLPDTNVLQTRWLSDEAVVEITDLLAVSEEIDDLPLLIRRVRVVSGKARFHLRCAVRHDYARAPTRASLDNGTVCFSAEGQPGLRLSGSHPLQVKDGAAVASFALDEEESAEFVLGGQDDQRVDSGCTDLALAHTVKFWRGWIAQSNYRGRWREMVNRSALALKLLTSRKHGAIIAAATFGLPEAPGGERNWDYRYTWIRDASFTVYAFMRLGFVEEANSYMRWLRGRVSDCCAQPTRINILYGIDGRQELPETELDHFKGHGGARPVRIGNEAYDQVQLDIYGELMDAVYLVNKYGEAISHEGWKHTVEVVDQVCEIWNTQDVGIWEMRGEQHHFLHSRLMCWVALDRAIRLASKRSLPAPFARWDQTRQAIYADIWSNFWNEERGHFVQYIGSTALDGSMLLMPLVRFVAATDPRWLSTLQAIQKNLVRDGMVYRYRNEGQIDGLQGTEGAFAACSFWYVECLARAGQVEKAHLEFEQLLRYANPLGLYAEEFDSQARHLGNTPQALSHLALISAATFLDRKLSGQKTTWQP, from the coding sequence ATGGTTGATTTGAAAAACGAACCACAAAGTGCCATCGACGCCCACGGCATTATCGGCGACATGCGCAGTGCCGCACTGGTCAATGATAAGGGCAGCATCGACTTTTTCTGCTGGCCTGAATTCGACAGCCCGTCGATCTTCTGTTCGTTGCTGGACACCCCCGAGGCCGGCATTTTCCAACTCACCCCTGACTTGCCCAACGCGCGCCGCGAGCAGATCTACCTGCCGGACACCAATGTGCTGCAAACCCGCTGGCTGAGCGACGAAGCCGTGGTGGAGATCACTGACTTGCTGGCCGTCAGTGAAGAAATCGATGACTTGCCGCTGTTGATCCGCAGGGTGCGGGTCGTCAGCGGCAAGGCCCGGTTTCATCTGCGCTGCGCGGTGCGGCACGACTATGCACGCGCGCCTACCCGGGCCAGCCTCGACAACGGCACGGTGTGCTTCAGTGCCGAAGGCCAACCTGGCCTGCGCCTCTCTGGCAGCCACCCGTTGCAGGTCAAGGATGGCGCTGCCGTGGCGAGCTTTGCACTGGACGAGGAAGAAAGTGCCGAGTTCGTCCTGGGCGGCCAGGACGATCAACGCGTGGACAGCGGCTGTACCGACCTGGCGCTGGCGCACACCGTGAAGTTCTGGCGCGGCTGGATCGCGCAATCGAACTACCGTGGGCGTTGGCGCGAAATGGTCAACCGGTCGGCCCTGGCGCTGAAACTGCTGACGTCGCGCAAACACGGCGCGATCATCGCCGCCGCCACCTTCGGCCTGCCCGAGGCGCCCGGCGGCGAACGCAACTGGGATTACCGCTACACCTGGATCCGCGACGCCTCGTTCACCGTCTACGCCTTCATGCGCCTGGGTTTTGTCGAAGAAGCCAACAGCTACATGCGCTGGCTCAGGGGGCGCGTGAGCGACTGCTGCGCCCAGCCGACCCGGATCAATATCCTGTACGGCATCGACGGTCGCCAGGAGCTGCCTGAAACCGAGCTTGACCATTTCAAGGGCCACGGCGGCGCCCGGCCCGTGCGCATCGGCAACGAAGCATACGACCAGGTCCAGTTGGACATCTACGGCGAGCTGATGGACGCGGTGTACCTGGTCAACAAGTACGGCGAAGCGATCTCCCACGAGGGTTGGAAACACACCGTGGAAGTCGTCGATCAGGTCTGTGAAATCTGGAATACCCAGGATGTGGGCATCTGGGAAATGCGCGGCGAGCAGCACCATTTTTTGCATTCGCGCCTGATGTGCTGGGTCGCGCTGGACCGCGCCATCCGCTTGGCGTCCAAACGCTCGCTGCCGGCGCCGTTCGCGCGCTGGGACCAGACCCGCCAGGCGATCTACGCCGACATCTGGAGCAACTTCTGGAACGAAGAGCGTGGGCATTTCGTCCAGTACATCGGCAGCACGGCGCTCGACGGCTCGATGCTGCTGATGCCGTTGGTGCGTTTCGTCGCGGCGACCGACCCCCGCTGGCTGTCGACCTTGCAAGCCATCCAGAAAAACCTGGTGCGCGACGGCATGGTCTATCGCTACCGCAACGAGGGCCAGATCGATGGCCTGCAAGGCACCGAAGGCGCATTTGCGGCCTGTTCGTTCTGGTACGTCGAATGCCTGGCCCGCGCCGGGCAAGTGGAGAAGGCTCACCTGGAGTTCGAACAGCTGCTGCGCTATGCCAACCCGCTGGGGTTGTATGCCGAAGAGTTCGACAGCCAGGCCCGCCACCTGGGCAACACGCCCCAGGCGTTGAGCCACTTGGCGTTGATCAGCGCGGCGACGTTTCTGGACCGCAAGCTCAGCGGGCAGAAGACGACCTGGCAACCCTGA
- a CDS encoding GlxA family transcriptional regulator — translation MPKIVHVLVFDNAQVLDVTGPLQVFASTNDLARQRGEPLPYAVSVIAAQAQPVMTSSGLALVAEPLPAVDAPCDTLVIAGGWGVYGAAEDPALVEWVREKARHTRRMASVCTGAFLLAASGMLDGCRVATHWTRCDELARKFPSLTVESNPIFIQQGAVWTSAGVTAGIDLCLALVEQDLGRAAALEVARHLVVFLKRPGGQSQFSVTLSLQKDNSRFAELHAWMAENLSLDLNIPTLATQAGMSERSFVRHYRAETGQTPARAVELMRVEAARRQLADSTASIKRIAMQCGFGCEETLRRSFLRALDATPQAYRERFCHPA, via the coding sequence ATGCCCAAAATTGTTCATGTACTCGTTTTCGATAACGCCCAGGTGCTCGATGTCACCGGGCCGTTGCAGGTGTTCGCCTCCACCAATGACTTGGCGCGCCAACGTGGCGAACCCTTGCCTTATGCCGTTTCGGTAATTGCCGCGCAAGCGCAGCCGGTGATGACCTCGTCCGGCCTGGCCCTGGTGGCCGAGCCGCTGCCTGCCGTCGATGCGCCGTGCGATACCCTGGTGATCGCCGGCGGCTGGGGGGTGTACGGCGCGGCTGAAGACCCGGCGCTGGTGGAGTGGGTGCGCGAAAAAGCCAGGCACACCCGGCGCATGGCTTCGGTGTGCACCGGTGCGTTCCTGCTGGCCGCCAGCGGCATGCTTGACGGCTGCCGCGTCGCCACCCACTGGACGCGTTGCGACGAACTGGCACGCAAGTTTCCTTCGTTGACGGTGGAGTCCAACCCGATCTTCATCCAGCAGGGCGCCGTCTGGACCTCCGCCGGTGTCACCGCAGGCATCGACCTGTGCCTGGCGTTGGTGGAGCAAGACCTGGGCCGCGCCGCAGCCCTGGAAGTGGCGCGGCACCTGGTGGTGTTTCTCAAGCGCCCCGGTGGCCAGTCGCAATTCAGCGTGACCCTGTCCCTGCAAAAAGATAACAGCCGCTTCGCAGAACTCCATGCCTGGATGGCGGAAAACCTGAGCCTGGATCTGAACATCCCGACCTTGGCCACCCAGGCCGGCATGAGCGAGCGCAGCTTTGTGCGCCACTACCGCGCCGAAACCGGCCAGACCCCCGCGCGAGCGGTCGAATTGATGCGCGTCGAAGCCGCGCGCCGGCAACTGGCTGACAGCACCGCGTCGATCAAGCGTATCGCCATGCAGTGCGGGTTCGGTTGCGAGGAAACCCTGCGCCGCAGCTTCCTTCGCGCCTTGGATGCCACGCCTCAGGCCTACCGCGAGCGCTTCTGCCACCCGGCTTGA